One Nitrospira sp. DNA window includes the following coding sequences:
- a CDS encoding sigma-54 dependent DNA-binding response regulator, which produces MRVLLVEDHIDIRRLFEQVIQARGHEVTACADGESAWEAYRRGPYELILLDWELQGSGIDGLQLCRTIRSSREGDRCVIVMITAHDSPGGLRTALHAGVNDYLVKPVGIEFLKLRLTIAEQWVENVRRRFEAEVQAQTLQSQLADHGKFHDLIGRSPSMRALYEDIRKVAAVDATVLIEGETGTGKELVARAIHLSSRRASQPFLAVNCAGFTESILGSQLFGHKKGAFTGAVDNQQGLFEAAHGGTIFLDEIGDISPAVQTNLLRVLQEREVTRLGESKPRKVDVRVVAATHHNLAVDVEKGTFRKDLLYRIKVARLPLPPLRERQDDIPLLVHAFLGQFRSVMEKPVHQVSPDAMQVLVDYAWPGNVRELKSAVESAMIHCKGAIVQIEDLPPEILHSEAGAVYVPFQRQDERTRMAGALQQTGGNRSEAARLLGMSRRTFYRRLAEYDVSVPPNPVDDQPL; this is translated from the coding sequence ATGCGCGTGTTGCTCGTCGAAGATCACATTGATATCCGCCGCCTGTTCGAGCAGGTCATTCAGGCGCGGGGGCATGAGGTCACGGCCTGTGCGGACGGGGAGTCGGCGTGGGAAGCTTACCGCCGGGGGCCCTACGAACTCATTCTGCTCGATTGGGAACTGCAAGGGAGCGGCATCGATGGATTGCAGCTGTGCCGGACGATTCGATCGAGCCGGGAGGGGGATCGCTGTGTCATCGTCATGATCACGGCGCATGATTCGCCGGGAGGCTTGCGAACGGCGCTCCATGCCGGTGTCAACGACTATCTGGTCAAGCCGGTCGGAATTGAGTTTTTGAAATTGCGCCTGACCATTGCCGAACAATGGGTGGAGAACGTCCGGCGGCGCTTCGAGGCGGAAGTCCAGGCCCAGACGCTGCAATCGCAGTTGGCGGATCATGGGAAGTTCCATGATCTGATCGGCCGGAGCCCATCGATGAGGGCGCTCTACGAGGACATACGGAAGGTTGCCGCGGTCGATGCGACCGTGCTGATCGAGGGAGAAACCGGAACGGGGAAAGAACTGGTGGCGCGTGCGATTCATCTGTCCAGCCGACGCGCCTCCCAGCCGTTTTTGGCCGTCAATTGCGCAGGGTTCACGGAATCGATTCTCGGCAGCCAGCTCTTCGGCCATAAGAAGGGGGCCTTTACCGGTGCCGTCGACAATCAACAGGGGCTGTTTGAGGCAGCCCACGGAGGTACGATTTTCCTGGACGAGATCGGTGATATTTCTCCCGCAGTTCAGACGAATCTCTTGCGCGTCTTGCAGGAGCGGGAGGTGACGAGGCTGGGGGAGTCCAAACCCCGCAAGGTCGATGTGCGGGTGGTGGCGGCGACGCATCACAACCTGGCGGTCGATGTGGAAAAGGGAACGTTTCGGAAGGATCTATTATATCGCATCAAGGTGGCGCGCCTGCCGCTTCCTCCGCTCCGTGAACGGCAAGACGATATTCCGTTGCTGGTACATGCGTTCCTCGGGCAGTTTCGTTCCGTGATGGAAAAGCCGGTTCATCAGGTGAGTCCTGATGCCATGCAGGTGTTGGTCGACTATGCGTGGCCCGGCAACGTACGGGAACTCAAGAGCGCGGTGGAATCGGCCATGATCCATTGCAAGGGCGCCATCGTGCAGATCGAAGACCTGCCGCCGGAAATTCTCCATTCGGAGGCGGGGGCTGTCTATGTTCCGTTCCAGCGCCAGGACGAGCGGACCCGGATGGCGGGGGCGCTCCAGCAAACGGGCGGCAACCGTTCGGAGGCGGCACGGCTGTTGGGGATGAGCCGCCGAACCTTCTACCGCCGTCTCGCTGAATATGATGTGTCCGTCCCACCGAATCCGGTCGATGATCAACCACTGTGA